A genomic stretch from Acinonyx jubatus isolate Ajub_Pintada_27869175 chromosome E2, VMU_Ajub_asm_v1.0, whole genome shotgun sequence includes:
- the ZNF175 gene encoding zinc finger protein 175 isoform X1, which produces MPAQLWAPGKKGLAHKRDREVKPRGDMTAGEDLSQRSQALGSEEQDGPCEVSVSFEDVTMDFSREEWEQLGPAQRCLYWDVMLEICSHLLSLGYPIPRPEMIFRMEKEEEPWIREAQLPHQWRPKGEFGLKTSRQKIFEKASFRDGKELAAPGGGSGCSVLGDVNPTTRGLQKQGKPSRHGALLSRETPDTERDRGCKDPGKIAPVRPHLVSPQKRPPKRGSFAKSLKPNLEGSPQKQSDGTEHLDGTVGSGRLLPHSPSGPGYENVRPGENLCEGNPHMKVGSRKPPHAQHRVHTWEKPDKCAECGRGFGQKPPLEQQRFHSVENLQESGKCTTSLALWPDLGAYLPAHAGHVPYICKECGKVFAQRSELTTHQKSHARQKPHKCQECGKAFFQALSLFRHQRTHTRGKLYECGECGKGFSQKSTLAIHQKIHAGERQYACGECGKAFTQKSALSLHRRIHSGEKAYACLACGQAFVQKAHLTVHQRSHTGEKPYKCSDCGRAFICKSQLDIHRRIHTGEKPYECRDCAKAFTQKSHLNMHRKIHTGERQHVCRDCGKAFTQKSILNMHQRTHTGEKPYKCSDCGRAFTSKSQFREHQRVHTGEKPYVCAECGKAFNGRSNFHKHQMTHTRGKTFACHTCGTAFGQKSELMAHRRTHVGQRPHECGDCGKSFSKKPQLQVHRRIHTGETPYACPQCGKAFNNRSNFNKHQTTHTRDRPYESSYCMKGITQTSVPSMHQQ; this is translated from the exons GTATCAGTGTCATTTGAGGATGTGACCATGGACTTCAGCAGGGAGGAGTGGGAGCAGCTGGGCCCCGCCCAGAGATGCCTGTACTGGGACGTGATGCTGGAGATCTGCAGCCACCTCCTCTCCCTGG GGTACCCCATTCCCAGGCCAGAGATGATTTTCAggatggaaaaggaagaggagccATGGATAAGGGAGGCTCAGCTCCCACATCAGTGGCGTCCAA AAGGGGAGTTTGGACTCAAAACCTCACgacagaaaatttttgaaaaagcttCGTTTCGCGACGGTAAGGAACTTGCGGCCCCGGGAGGCGGGTCAGGGTGCTCCGTCTTGGGAGATGTGAACCCCACAACGAGGGGTCTGCAGAAGCAAGGGAAACCTTCGCGGCACGGGGCTCTCCTCAGTAGGGAAACACCGGATACAGAGAGAGACCGCGGGTGTAAAGACCCGGGAAAAATCGCTCCTGTGAGGCCCCATCTTGTTTCTCCACAAAAAAGACCTCCTAAACGTGGCTCATTTGCGAAAAGTTTGAAGCCCAACCTAGAAGGAAGTCCTCAAAAGCAAAGCGACGGCACAGAACACCTCGATGGGACTGTCGGCTCTGGCCGGCTACTCCCCCATAGCCCTTCCGGTCCTGGCTACGAGAACGTTCGTCCAGGAGAGAACCTGTGTGAAGGGAATCCACATATGAAAGTCGGCAGCCGTAAACCGCCACACGCACAACATCGAGTTCATACCTGGGAGAAACCCGATAAATGTGCCGAATGTGGCAGGGGCTTCGGCCAGAAGCCACCCCTCGAGCAGCAGAGATTCCACAGCGTGGAAAACCTCCAGGAGAGCGGGAAATGCACGACGAGCCTTGCCCTGTGGCCAGACCTCGGCGCGTATCTGCCCGCTCATGCAGGACACGTTCCGTACATATGTAAGGAGTGCGGGAAAGTCTTCGCTCAGAGGTCGGAACTGACGACACACCAGAAAAGCCACGCCAGACAGAAGCCCCACAAATGCCaggaatgtggaaaagcctttttCCAGGCATTATCTCTCTTCAGACACCAGAGAACCCACACTCGAGGGAAGCTCTACGAGTGCGGCGAGTGTGGGAAAGGCTTCTCCCAGAAGTCCACCCTTGCCATCCATCAGAAAATCCACGCCGGCGAGCGGCAGTATGCGTGCGGCgagtgtgggaaggccttcaCCCAGAAGTCCGCGCTCAGCCTGCACCGGAGGATCCACTCGGGGGAGAAGGCCTACGCGTGCCTCGCGTGCGGCCAGGCCTTCGTGCAGAAGGCCCACCTGACCGTGCATCAGAGAAGCCACACCGGAGAGAAGCCCTACAAGTGCAGCGACTGCGGGAGAGCCTTCATTTGCAAGTCGCAGCTCGACATACATCGCCGCATCCACACCGGCGAGAAGCCGTACGAGTGCCGTGACTGTGCAAAAGCCTTCACGCAGAAGTCACACCTCAACATGCACCGGAAGATCCACacgggagagagacagcatgtgtgccGTGACTGCGGCAAGGCCTTCACCCAGAAGTCCATCCTCAACATGCACCAGCGCAcccacactggagagaagccctaCAAGTGCAGCGACTGCGGGAGAGCCTTCACCTCCAAGTCACAGTTCAGAGAGCACCAGCGGGTCCACACGGGTGAGAAACCCTACGTGTGCGCCGAGTGTGGGAAGGCTTTCAACGGCAGGTCCAATTTCCACAAACATCAGATGACTCACACGAGAGGGAAGACCTTTGCCTGCCACACATGCGGGACCGCCTTTGGCCAGAAATCAGAGCTGATGGCACATCGGAGAACTCACGTCGGACAGAGGCCTCACGAATGCGGGGACTGCGGGAAATCCTTCAGTAAGAAACCACAGCTCCAAGTGCACCGGCGAATTCACACGGGAGAGACGCCCTATGCGTGTCCTcagtgtgggaaggccttcaaCAACAGATCCAATTTTAATAAACACCAAACAACTCATACCAGAGACAGACCTTACGAGAGCAGTTACTGCATGAAAGGCATTACCCAGACATCCGTTCCCAGTATGCATCAGCAATAA
- the ZNF175 gene encoding zinc finger protein 175 isoform X2 gives MDFSREEWEQLGPAQRCLYWDVMLEICSHLLSLGYPIPRPEMIFRMEKEEEPWIREAQLPHQWRPKGEFGLKTSRQKIFEKASFRDGKELAAPGGGSGCSVLGDVNPTTRGLQKQGKPSRHGALLSRETPDTERDRGCKDPGKIAPVRPHLVSPQKRPPKRGSFAKSLKPNLEGSPQKQSDGTEHLDGTVGSGRLLPHSPSGPGYENVRPGENLCEGNPHMKVGSRKPPHAQHRVHTWEKPDKCAECGRGFGQKPPLEQQRFHSVENLQESGKCTTSLALWPDLGAYLPAHAGHVPYICKECGKVFAQRSELTTHQKSHARQKPHKCQECGKAFFQALSLFRHQRTHTRGKLYECGECGKGFSQKSTLAIHQKIHAGERQYACGECGKAFTQKSALSLHRRIHSGEKAYACLACGQAFVQKAHLTVHQRSHTGEKPYKCSDCGRAFICKSQLDIHRRIHTGEKPYECRDCAKAFTQKSHLNMHRKIHTGERQHVCRDCGKAFTQKSILNMHQRTHTGEKPYKCSDCGRAFTSKSQFREHQRVHTGEKPYVCAECGKAFNGRSNFHKHQMTHTRGKTFACHTCGTAFGQKSELMAHRRTHVGQRPHECGDCGKSFSKKPQLQVHRRIHTGETPYACPQCGKAFNNRSNFNKHQTTHTRDRPYESSYCMKGITQTSVPSMHQQ, from the exons ATGGACTTCAGCAGGGAGGAGTGGGAGCAGCTGGGCCCCGCCCAGAGATGCCTGTACTGGGACGTGATGCTGGAGATCTGCAGCCACCTCCTCTCCCTGG GGTACCCCATTCCCAGGCCAGAGATGATTTTCAggatggaaaaggaagaggagccATGGATAAGGGAGGCTCAGCTCCCACATCAGTGGCGTCCAA AAGGGGAGTTTGGACTCAAAACCTCACgacagaaaatttttgaaaaagcttCGTTTCGCGACGGTAAGGAACTTGCGGCCCCGGGAGGCGGGTCAGGGTGCTCCGTCTTGGGAGATGTGAACCCCACAACGAGGGGTCTGCAGAAGCAAGGGAAACCTTCGCGGCACGGGGCTCTCCTCAGTAGGGAAACACCGGATACAGAGAGAGACCGCGGGTGTAAAGACCCGGGAAAAATCGCTCCTGTGAGGCCCCATCTTGTTTCTCCACAAAAAAGACCTCCTAAACGTGGCTCATTTGCGAAAAGTTTGAAGCCCAACCTAGAAGGAAGTCCTCAAAAGCAAAGCGACGGCACAGAACACCTCGATGGGACTGTCGGCTCTGGCCGGCTACTCCCCCATAGCCCTTCCGGTCCTGGCTACGAGAACGTTCGTCCAGGAGAGAACCTGTGTGAAGGGAATCCACATATGAAAGTCGGCAGCCGTAAACCGCCACACGCACAACATCGAGTTCATACCTGGGAGAAACCCGATAAATGTGCCGAATGTGGCAGGGGCTTCGGCCAGAAGCCACCCCTCGAGCAGCAGAGATTCCACAGCGTGGAAAACCTCCAGGAGAGCGGGAAATGCACGACGAGCCTTGCCCTGTGGCCAGACCTCGGCGCGTATCTGCCCGCTCATGCAGGACACGTTCCGTACATATGTAAGGAGTGCGGGAAAGTCTTCGCTCAGAGGTCGGAACTGACGACACACCAGAAAAGCCACGCCAGACAGAAGCCCCACAAATGCCaggaatgtggaaaagcctttttCCAGGCATTATCTCTCTTCAGACACCAGAGAACCCACACTCGAGGGAAGCTCTACGAGTGCGGCGAGTGTGGGAAAGGCTTCTCCCAGAAGTCCACCCTTGCCATCCATCAGAAAATCCACGCCGGCGAGCGGCAGTATGCGTGCGGCgagtgtgggaaggccttcaCCCAGAAGTCCGCGCTCAGCCTGCACCGGAGGATCCACTCGGGGGAGAAGGCCTACGCGTGCCTCGCGTGCGGCCAGGCCTTCGTGCAGAAGGCCCACCTGACCGTGCATCAGAGAAGCCACACCGGAGAGAAGCCCTACAAGTGCAGCGACTGCGGGAGAGCCTTCATTTGCAAGTCGCAGCTCGACATACATCGCCGCATCCACACCGGCGAGAAGCCGTACGAGTGCCGTGACTGTGCAAAAGCCTTCACGCAGAAGTCACACCTCAACATGCACCGGAAGATCCACacgggagagagacagcatgtgtgccGTGACTGCGGCAAGGCCTTCACCCAGAAGTCCATCCTCAACATGCACCAGCGCAcccacactggagagaagccctaCAAGTGCAGCGACTGCGGGAGAGCCTTCACCTCCAAGTCACAGTTCAGAGAGCACCAGCGGGTCCACACGGGTGAGAAACCCTACGTGTGCGCCGAGTGTGGGAAGGCTTTCAACGGCAGGTCCAATTTCCACAAACATCAGATGACTCACACGAGAGGGAAGACCTTTGCCTGCCACACATGCGGGACCGCCTTTGGCCAGAAATCAGAGCTGATGGCACATCGGAGAACTCACGTCGGACAGAGGCCTCACGAATGCGGGGACTGCGGGAAATCCTTCAGTAAGAAACCACAGCTCCAAGTGCACCGGCGAATTCACACGGGAGAGACGCCCTATGCGTGTCCTcagtgtgggaaggccttcaaCAACAGATCCAATTTTAATAAACACCAAACAACTCATACCAGAGACAGACCTTACGAGAGCAGTTACTGCATGAAAGGCATTACCCAGACATCCGTTCCCAGTATGCATCAGCAATAA